In one window of Ovis aries strain OAR_USU_Benz2616 breed Rambouillet chromosome 3, ARS-UI_Ramb_v3.0, whole genome shotgun sequence DNA:
- the METTL1 gene encoding tRNA (guanine-N(7)-)-methyltransferase isoform X2, producing MAGTETGDAAEAEAPQPQKRYYRQRAHSNPMADHTLRYPVKPEDMDWSELYPEFFAPVPQNQSHDDPKDKKEKKAQAQVEFADVGCGYGGLLDTLILGLEIRVKVSDYVQDRIRALRAAPGGGFQNIACLRSNAMKHLPNFFHKGQLTKMFFLFPDPHFKRTKHKWRIISPTLLAEYAYVLRVGGLVYTITDVLELHEWMCTHFEGHPLFERVPLEELSEDPILGHLGTSTEEGKKVLRNGGKNFPAIFRRIQDPTLQAVTPTPTPPGH from the exons ATGGCGGGAACCGAGACTGGGGACGCGGCAGAAGCCGAGGCCCCACAGCCTCAGAAGCGCTACTATCGGCAGCGGGCTCACTCCAACCCCATGGCGGATCATACGCTGCGCTA CCCTGTGAAACCAGAGGACATGGACTGGTCTGAGCTATACCCAGAGTTCTTCGCTCCAGTGCCTCAAAATCAGAGCCACGATGACCCAaaggataagaaagaaaagaaagctcagGCTCAAGTGGAGTTTGCAGACGTAGGCTGTGGCTATGGCGGCCTGTTAG ACACGCTGATTCTGGGTCTGGAGATCCGGGTGAAAGTCTCAGACTATGTACAAGACCGGATCCGGGCCCTGCGAGCCGCTCCTGGAGGTGGTTTCCAGAACATCGCCTGTCTCCGAAGCAATGCCATGAAGCACCTTCCTAACTTCTTCCACAAGGGCCAG CTGACAAAGATGTTCTTCCTCTTCCCTGACCCACATTTCAAGCGGACGAAGCACAAGTGGCGAATCATCAGTCCCACACTGCTGGCAGAATATGCCTACGTGCTGAGAGTTGGG GGGCTCGTGTACACCATAACTGACGTGCTGGAGCTGCATGAGTGGATGTGCACCCACTTTGAAGGGCACCCGTTGTTTGAGCGTGTGCCTCTGGAGGAGCTG AGTGAAGACCCCATTTTGGGACATCTGGGCACCTCAACCGAGGAGGGAAAGAAAGTTCTACGCAATGGAGGAAAGAACTTCCCAGCCATCTTCCGAAGAATACAGGATCCCACGCTCCAGGCAGTGACTCCCACTCCTACCCCTCCTGGTCACTGA
- the METTL1 gene encoding tRNA (guanine-N(7)-)-methyltransferase isoform X1: MAGTETGDAAEAEAPQPQKRYYRQRAHSNPMADHTLRYPVKPEDMDWSELYPEFFAPVPQNQSHDDPKDKKEKKAQAQVEFADVGCGYGGLLVELSPLFPDTLILGLEIRVKVSDYVQDRIRALRAAPGGGFQNIACLRSNAMKHLPNFFHKGQLTKMFFLFPDPHFKRTKHKWRIISPTLLAEYAYVLRVGGLVYTITDVLELHEWMCTHFEGHPLFERVPLEELSEDPILGHLGTSTEEGKKVLRNGGKNFPAIFRRIQDPTLQAVTPTPTPPGH, from the exons ATGGCGGGAACCGAGACTGGGGACGCGGCAGAAGCCGAGGCCCCACAGCCTCAGAAGCGCTACTATCGGCAGCGGGCTCACTCCAACCCCATGGCGGATCATACGCTGCGCTA CCCTGTGAAACCAGAGGACATGGACTGGTCTGAGCTATACCCAGAGTTCTTCGCTCCAGTGCCTCAAAATCAGAGCCACGATGACCCAaaggataagaaagaaaagaaagctcagGCTCAAGTGGAGTTTGCAGACGTAGGCTGTGGCTATGGCGGCCTGTTAG TGGAACTGTCACCGCTGTTCCCAGACACGCTGATTCTGGGTCTGGAGATCCGGGTGAAAGTCTCAGACTATGTACAAGACCGGATCCGGGCCCTGCGAGCCGCTCCTGGAGGTGGTTTCCAGAACATCGCCTGTCTCCGAAGCAATGCCATGAAGCACCTTCCTAACTTCTTCCACAAGGGCCAG CTGACAAAGATGTTCTTCCTCTTCCCTGACCCACATTTCAAGCGGACGAAGCACAAGTGGCGAATCATCAGTCCCACACTGCTGGCAGAATATGCCTACGTGCTGAGAGTTGGG GGGCTCGTGTACACCATAACTGACGTGCTGGAGCTGCATGAGTGGATGTGCACCCACTTTGAAGGGCACCCGTTGTTTGAGCGTGTGCCTCTGGAGGAGCTG AGTGAAGACCCCATTTTGGGACATCTGGGCACCTCAACCGAGGAGGGAAAGAAAGTTCTACGCAATGGAGGAAAGAACTTCCCAGCCATCTTCCGAAGAATACAGGATCCCACGCTCCAGGCAGTGACTCCCACTCCTACCCCTCCTGGTCACTGA
- the METTL1 gene encoding tRNA (guanine-N(7)-)-methyltransferase isoform X3, producing the protein MDWSELYPEFFAPVPQNQSHDDPKDKKEKKAQAQVEFADVGCGYGGLLVELSPLFPDTLILGLEIRVKVSDYVQDRIRALRAAPGGGFQNIACLRSNAMKHLPNFFHKGQLTKMFFLFPDPHFKRTKHKWRIISPTLLAEYAYVLRVGGLVYTITDVLELHEWMCTHFEGHPLFERVPLEELSEDPILGHLGTSTEEGKKVLRNGGKNFPAIFRRIQDPTLQAVTPTPTPPGH; encoded by the exons ATGGACTGGTCTGAGCTATACCCAGAGTTCTTCGCTCCAGTGCCTCAAAATCAGAGCCACGATGACCCAaaggataagaaagaaaagaaagctcagGCTCAAGTGGAGTTTGCAGACGTAGGCTGTGGCTATGGCGGCCTGTTAG TGGAACTGTCACCGCTGTTCCCAGACACGCTGATTCTGGGTCTGGAGATCCGGGTGAAAGTCTCAGACTATGTACAAGACCGGATCCGGGCCCTGCGAGCCGCTCCTGGAGGTGGTTTCCAGAACATCGCCTGTCTCCGAAGCAATGCCATGAAGCACCTTCCTAACTTCTTCCACAAGGGCCAG CTGACAAAGATGTTCTTCCTCTTCCCTGACCCACATTTCAAGCGGACGAAGCACAAGTGGCGAATCATCAGTCCCACACTGCTGGCAGAATATGCCTACGTGCTGAGAGTTGGG GGGCTCGTGTACACCATAACTGACGTGCTGGAGCTGCATGAGTGGATGTGCACCCACTTTGAAGGGCACCCGTTGTTTGAGCGTGTGCCTCTGGAGGAGCTG AGTGAAGACCCCATTTTGGGACATCTGGGCACCTCAACCGAGGAGGGAAAGAAAGTTCTACGCAATGGAGGAAAGAACTTCCCAGCCATCTTCCGAAGAATACAGGATCCCACGCTCCAGGCAGTGACTCCCACTCCTACCCCTCCTGGTCACTGA
- the LOC101116039 gene encoding 25-hydroxyvitamin D-1 alpha hydroxylase, mitochondrial: MTQTLKFASRVFHRVRCPELGASLGSRGSDSAPRVLADIPGPSTPGFLAELFCKGGLSRLHELQVQGAARFGPVWLASFGTVRTVYLAAPTLVEQLLRQEGPRPERCSFSPWTEHRRRRQRACGLLTAEGEEWQRLRSLLAPLLLRPQAAARYAGTLHGVVRDLVRRLRRQRGLGAGPPALVRDVAGEFYKFGLEGIAAVLLGSRLGCLEAEVPPDTETFIRAVGSVFVSTLLTMAMPNWLHRVVPGPWDRLCRDWDQMFAFAQQHVEQREAEVAMRNHFGKSEEDTGPAAHLTYFLLRKELPAASILGNVTELLLAGVDTVSNTLSWALYELSRHPEIQTALHAEITAALGPGSSTQPSATALSQLPLLKAVVKEVLRLYPVVPGNSRVPDRDICVGEYIIPKNTLVTLCHYATSRDPAQFPEPNSFRPARWLGEGPAPHPFASLPFGFGKRSCMGRRLAELELHMALAQILIHFEVQPEPGSAPVRPMTRTVLVPERSINLQFVDR; the protein is encoded by the exons ATGACCCAGACCCTCAAATTCGCATCCAGAGTGTTCCATCGCGTCCGCTGTCCTGAGCTGGGCGCCTCACTGGGCTCCAGAGGCTCCGACTCAGCACCCCGGGTTTTGGCGGACATCCCAGGCCCCTCCACGCCCGGCTTCCTTGCGGAGCTTTTCTGCAAAGGGGGGCTGTCACGGCTACACGAGCTGCAG GTGCAGGGCGCCGCGCGCTTCGGGCCGGTGTGGTTGGCCAGCTTTGGGACGGTGCGCACCGTGTACCTGGCGGCCCCTACGCTGGTCGAGCAGCTGCTACGACAGGAGGGACCCCGGCCCGAACGCTGCAGCTTCTCACCCTGGACGGAGCACCGTCGCCGCCGCCAGCGGGCTTGCGGACTGCTTACCGC GGAAGGGGAAGAATGGCAGAGGCTTCGCAGCCTCCTGGCCCCGCTGCTCCTCCGGCCTCAAGCGGCCGCCCGCTATGCCGGGACCCTACACGGCGTGGTCCGTGACCTTGTGCGACGACTGCGGCGCCAGCGGGGACTGGGCGCTGGGCCGCCCGCCCTGGTTCGAGACGTGGCGGGAGAGTTTTACAAGTTTGGACTGGAAG GCATTGCTGCGGTGCTGCTGGGCTCCCGCCTCGGCTGCCTGGAGGCGGAGGTACCCCCAGACACAGAGACCTTCATCCGCGCGGTCGGCTCGGTGTTCGTGTCCACGCTGTTGACCATGGCGATGCCCAACTGGCTGCACCGCGTCGTGCCCGGACCCTGGGACCGCCTCTGCCGAGACTGGGACCAGATGTTTGCATTCG CCCAGCAGCACGTAGAGCAGAGAGAGGCTGAGGTAGCCATGAGGAACCATTTTGGGAAGTCTGAGGAGGACACGGGACCTGCGGCACACCTGACCTACTTCTTGCTCCGGAAAGAGCTGCCTGCCGCGTCCATCCTGGGGAATGTGACGGAGCTGCTTCTAGCTGGGGTGGACACG GTGTCCAACACGCTCTCCTGGGCTCTATATGAACTCTCCCGGCACCCTGAAATCCAGACAGCACTCCATGCTGAGATCACAGCTGCCTTGGGCCCTGGCTCCAGTACCCAACCCTCAGCCACTGCCCTATCCCAGCTGCCCCTGCTGAAGGCCGTGGTCAAGGAAGTGCTAAG ATTGTACCCCGTGGTACCTGGAAATTCCCGTGTCCCAGACAGAGACATTTGTGTGGGTGAATATATCATCCCCAAAAAT ACACTGGTCACTCTGTGTCACTATGCTACTTCAAGGGACCCTGCCCAGTTCCCAGAACCAAACTCTTTTCGTCCAGCTCGCTGGCTAGGGGAAGGTCCAGCTCCCCACCCATTCGCATCTCTCCCCTTTGGCTTTGGCAAGCGCAGCTGCATGGGAAGACGCCTGGCAGAGCTTGAGTTGCACATGGCCTTGGCCCAG ATCTTGATCCACTTTGAGGTGCAACCTGAGCCAGGTTCTGCCCCCGTCAGACCGATGACCCGGACTGTCCTGGTGCCTGAGAGAAGCATCAACCTACAGTTTGTGGACAGATAG